A region from the Gammaproteobacteria bacterium genome encodes:
- a CDS encoding ankyrin repeat domain-containing protein: MRLGRGVRRAGAVLAVFLAVAAARPQDGLLDAARQGDADAVQALLEDGADPNFAQGDGLTALHLAAREGHLEIVDILIGAGAETGAATRIGEYTPLHLAGGAGHADVVGALLDAGADPGAVTTSSGVTPLHLAAEARGGEGAVRLLAEHGAPVNAREKSAGQTPLMFAAAAGRTASAAELLEHGADPSIATEVADVLRRMAISRAARGRLLEALSEIQRATEGGTARAPTAAEVQAALAVQREFLASEELQEQLAGFHPDDLANVVPAWDTPAGYVSDNEIVRRPMYETLVGRTGGMTALLHAAREGHLEVARVLLDGGADIDQVAGDGASPLTLAALNGQFDMSMLLIERGADPDLATHTDGVAPLFAVLQTQWAFKFTDHPHPRAHDNQATTHMDVLHALLEAGADPDAPIGTHLWYSDFLRGKLGLNLTGATPFWRAALAQDLPAMKALVAHGADPDIPTTWPEPGMREGRQNDGRLQEDSGLPMIPEGTPNMYPIHAAAGGGYMGLGAFLMNHVPNNFVNTVRYLVEELGADVNLRDSWGYTPLHYASVRGGNDHIEYLVAKGADVGAISRLGQSTADMARGGRAGYFSRPSYPGTVDLLVGLGSELRCLNTHFRGTGDFCPGAGVEAFDTQGPPGEQDRPPGGRR, encoded by the coding sequence ATGAGGCTTGGACGCGGGGTCAGGCGGGCCGGCGCGGTCCTCGCGGTCTTTCTGGCCGTGGCTGCGGCGCGCCCGCAGGACGGGCTGCTGGATGCGGCCAGGCAGGGGGACGCGGACGCCGTGCAGGCGCTGCTCGAGGACGGCGCCGACCCCAACTTCGCGCAGGGCGACGGCCTGACCGCATTGCACCTGGCCGCCCGCGAGGGTCACCTCGAGATCGTGGATATCCTGATCGGCGCAGGGGCCGAGACCGGGGCGGCGACGCGCATCGGTGAGTATACGCCCCTGCACCTGGCCGGCGGCGCGGGACACGCGGACGTGGTGGGCGCGCTCCTGGACGCAGGCGCGGACCCGGGGGCGGTGACCACCTCCAGCGGCGTGACCCCGCTCCACCTGGCGGCAGAGGCGCGCGGCGGCGAAGGCGCGGTTCGGCTGCTGGCCGAGCACGGCGCGCCGGTGAACGCGCGCGAAAAGTCAGCGGGGCAGACGCCCCTGATGTTCGCCGCCGCCGCCGGACGGACGGCCTCCGCGGCCGAACTGCTGGAACACGGCGCCGACCCCTCGATCGCCACCGAGGTGGCGGACGTGCTGCGCCGCATGGCGATCAGCAGGGCGGCCCGGGGGCGTCTGCTGGAGGCGCTGTCCGAGATCCAGCGGGCGACCGAGGGCGGGACCGCGCGGGCGCCCACCGCCGCCGAGGTGCAGGCCGCGCTCGCGGTTCAGCGGGAGTTTCTCGCCTCCGAGGAGCTGCAGGAGCAGTTGGCCGGCTTCCACCCCGACGACCTTGCCAACGTGGTGCCCGCGTGGGACACCCCCGCCGGCTACGTCAGCGACAACGAGATCGTCCGGCGGCCCATGTACGAGACCCTGGTCGGCAGGACCGGCGGCATGACCGCCCTGCTGCACGCCGCCCGCGAGGGCCATCTGGAGGTCGCGCGCGTGCTCCTGGACGGCGGCGCCGACATCGACCAGGTCGCGGGCGACGGGGCCAGCCCGCTTACCCTCGCCGCGCTCAACGGCCAGTTCGACATGTCGATGCTGCTCATCGAGCGGGGCGCCGACCCCGACCTGGCCACCCACACGGACGGCGTCGCCCCCCTGTTCGCTGTGCTGCAGACGCAGTGGGCCTTCAAGTTCACCGACCATCCCCACCCGCGCGCGCACGACAACCAGGCCACGACGCACATGGACGTCCTGCACGCCCTGTTGGAGGCGGGCGCCGACCCCGACGCGCCGATCGGGACACACCTGTGGTACTCGGACTTCCTGCGCGGCAAGCTGGGGCTCAACCTGACAGGGGCCACCCCGTTCTGGCGGGCGGCGCTGGCCCAGGACCTGCCCGCCATGAAGGCGCTGGTGGCGCACGGAGCCGACCCGGACATCCCCACCACCTGGCCGGAACCGGGAATGCGCGAGGGACGCCAGAACGACGGGCGCCTGCAGGAGGATTCCGGGCTGCCCATGATCCCCGAGGGAACCCCCAACATGTACCCCATCCACGCCGCGGCGGGGGGCGGGTACATGGGACTCGGCGCCTTCCTGATGAACCACGTTCCGAACAACTTCGTCAACACGGTCAGGTACCTGGTCGAGGAGCTCGGGGCCGACGTCAATCTCCGCGACTCGTGGGGCTACACCCCCCTGCACTACGCCTCGGTGCGGGGCGGCAACGACCACATCGAGTACCTGGTGGCGAAGGGGGCCGACGTGGGCGCGATCAGCCGGCTGGGTCAGTCCACCGCGGACATGGCGCGCGGCGGCCGGGCGGGCTACTTCTCGCGGCCGTCCTACCCCGGGACGGTGGACCTGCTGGTGGGTCTCGGGTCGGAGCTGAGGTGCCTCAACACCCACTTCCGGGGCACCGGCGACTTCTGCCCGGGTGCCGGGGTGGAGGCGTTCGACACGCAAGGGCCTCCGGGGGAGCAGGATCGGCCGCCGGGCGGAAGGCGGTGA
- a CDS encoding TonB-dependent receptor codes for MYVDGVRMDNAVERATSVRTDRLQDINPQDIDRVEVIRGAAAATLYGTEASSGVIQIFTKRGQTGSPVYAFSTDLQHLAFPRDFPDNCGYNRAEHRLLCDSPWEENAVLGYHQNYNLSVRGGTPGLRYYLSGRLMEERNPSPNNELANQSVRATFDFTHTEKLTSQVGVNVVRRNLQTATPGWGDLFGNLMLGNPLRATETNPHGAYTPLLASRITENLQESVNTMLNASLVYQWAEGLSSTLQMGHNFIDSRFSAFFPQGVVAESVTGYKQVRNSRFATTTLDFSTHWETQISDRMVGNVTVGGQSFREVQANEFASVREFGSPTLKTLSGGAQITGVSEGFEEVINAGLFVQGQVGLDDRLFLTGGVRADGNSAFGEDFGLQVYPKAGVSWVVSEYDFWNVGWMNELRLRAALGASGLQPGAFDAQRTWSPSSSVIGGYLTPQNLGNPELKPERSTEIELAVEAGLLDGRFGMELVYFNQTTDDALLPVPPSPGDGFTRSQLRNLGTLKSWGLELTADARLVQSPSFTWDLTLSPTYLKQWADDLGGQPDRRLGSRRRFHSLYEGMWPGIWIAPIVDPNQPYILSGPIDEIRSRRDIAPNILKAADGTDSLAVIGRPQPNWTIDIRSAMQFGSFSFRNIFEAAGGFIVSNETDHLRNALGNGPLVATLEHTLNDPNASVEEKQRLVDEYGRKHNGVISNTVYPGDYVRWAELTVSYQLPDSFAERFAATSAQISVGAKNLKVFSDYLSSPKNGWIDPGTRGIEAGTAGASYFTQNVDYLKVPAPRRLVFSLRAQF; via the coding sequence ATCTACGTGGACGGCGTGCGCATGGACAACGCAGTCGAGCGCGCCACGTCCGTGAGGACCGACCGGCTGCAGGACATCAATCCCCAGGACATCGACCGGGTGGAGGTCATCCGGGGGGCAGCGGCCGCGACCCTCTACGGCACCGAAGCCTCCAGCGGCGTGATCCAGATCTTCACCAAGCGGGGACAGACGGGCTCGCCGGTATACGCCTTCTCGACCGACCTCCAACACCTCGCCTTTCCACGCGACTTCCCGGATAACTGCGGATACAACCGTGCCGAGCATCGGCTCCTCTGCGACAGTCCCTGGGAAGAGAACGCGGTGCTCGGGTATCACCAGAACTACAACCTGTCGGTTCGCGGCGGGACGCCCGGCCTGCGCTACTACCTGTCCGGGCGCCTGATGGAGGAGCGGAACCCCTCGCCCAACAACGAACTGGCCAACCAGTCGGTGCGCGCCACCTTCGACTTCACCCATACCGAGAAGCTGACCAGCCAGGTCGGGGTGAATGTCGTGCGGCGCAACCTCCAGACCGCCACCCCCGGGTGGGGCGACCTCTTCGGCAACCTCATGCTCGGGAATCCGTTGCGCGCCACCGAGACCAATCCTCACGGGGCCTACACGCCCCTGCTGGCCAGCCGCATCACGGAGAACCTCCAGGAGTCCGTCAACACCATGCTCAACGCCTCGCTGGTCTACCAGTGGGCCGAAGGACTCAGCTCCACCCTTCAGATGGGGCACAACTTCATCGACAGCCGCTTCAGCGCGTTCTTCCCCCAAGGCGTGGTCGCGGAGTCGGTCACCGGCTACAAGCAGGTGAGAAACTCGCGCTTCGCCACGACCACGCTGGACTTCAGCACCCACTGGGAGACCCAGATCAGCGACCGGATGGTCGGCAACGTCACGGTCGGCGGCCAGAGCTTCCGCGAGGTGCAGGCGAACGAGTTCGCGTCCGTGCGCGAGTTCGGGTCGCCCACCCTCAAGACCCTCAGCGGCGGCGCCCAGATCACCGGGGTGAGCGAGGGCTTCGAGGAGGTCATCAACGCGGGTCTCTTCGTCCAGGGGCAGGTCGGGCTCGACGACCGCCTCTTCCTGACCGGGGGCGTTCGCGCGGACGGCAACTCGGCATTCGGCGAGGACTTCGGCCTCCAGGTGTACCCCAAGGCGGGTGTGTCCTGGGTGGTCTCCGAGTACGACTTCTGGAACGTCGGCTGGATGAACGAACTCAGGCTGCGCGCGGCGCTGGGTGCCTCCGGTCTGCAGCCGGGCGCCTTCGACGCCCAGCGCACCTGGAGCCCGAGCAGCAGCGTCATCGGCGGCTACCTTACGCCCCAGAACCTGGGCAATCCGGAACTCAAGCCCGAGCGTTCGACCGAGATCGAGCTGGCGGTCGAGGCGGGGCTGCTGGACGGCCGCTTCGGCATGGAGCTGGTGTACTTCAACCAGACCACCGACGATGCGCTGCTTCCGGTGCCGCCCTCGCCCGGAGACGGGTTCACCCGCTCGCAGTTGCGGAACCTGGGCACGCTCAAGTCCTGGGGGCTCGAACTCACCGCCGACGCGCGCCTGGTGCAGAGCCCCAGCTTTACCTGGGACCTGACGCTCAGCCCCACCTACCTGAAGCAGTGGGCGGACGACCTGGGCGGGCAGCCCGACCGGCGCCTCGGCAGCCGGCGCCGGTTCCATTCGCTCTACGAGGGGATGTGGCCCGGCATCTGGATCGCCCCCATCGTCGACCCCAACCAGCCCTACATTCTCTCCGGACCCATCGACGAGATCCGCAGCCGCCGGGACATCGCGCCCAACATCCTGAAGGCGGCCGACGGCACCGACTCGCTGGCGGTGATCGGCAGACCCCAGCCCAACTGGACCATCGACATCCGCAGCGCCATGCAGTTCGGGAGCTTCAGCTTCCGCAACATCTTCGAGGCGGCGGGCGGCTTCATCGTCTCCAACGAGACCGACCACCTGCGCAACGCGCTGGGCAACGGTCCCCTGGTAGCGACGCTCGAGCATACCCTGAACGACCCCAACGCCAGCGTCGAGGAGAAACAGCGGCTCGTGGACGAGTACGGCCGCAAGCACAACGGCGTCATCTCCAACACGGTCTACCCGGGCGACTATGTGCGCTGGGCCGAGCTCACCGTCTCCTACCAGCTTCCGGACTCGTTCGCCGAGCGTTTCGCGGCAACGAGCGCGCAGATCAGCGTGGGGGCCAAGAACCTCAAGGTGTTCAGCGACTACCTGAGTTCGCCCAAGAACGGCTGGATCGACCCCGGCACCCGCGGCATCGAAGCGGGCACCGCCGGCGCCAGCTACTTCACCCAGAACGTCGACTACCTCAAGGTGCCGGCTCCCAGACGCCTGGTCTTCTCCCTCAGGGCCCAGTTCTGA
- a CDS encoding RagB/SusD family nutrient uptake outer membrane protein — MTKNGNPDAGTIAGTRRLRGLAALASGLMLTTAIGCSDFLEVDNPASLLDEDLERKELLGTLANTPEGNLAGTYSSLLTRHGLLSDELFHPTTQLENIDAMRGNRLASNSAVEGHWRGLAQARWLADEVAERLSAAGGNDLGVARAYFFGGMTRITMADHYNVIVYGAEDQLRGPVDVIAESVERFQQAAQVAQSAGDANLAAGAMGQVARAYRSLYYERTHLQGQMDRSLFDQAESAARQALSTAPDYNVSLRFGAPGGSNSGASLGGPYGGTNRIDEIYLFLSDPVTGDWDPRIPHEETTREEPLGTSSYNLKYTARETPLPLSRAAEAMLIIAESRLLAGDLAGAVEWINHTRAAARTRTMAGDWGDASRGWPPTAHALSDLRDFASMDAGEIMAQLQHERRAEFWMEMRRWQDMRYYEIFPYRWFDQNKAMGIHLRWPPSPEDVNANPNLTNEIAQRLYVN; from the coding sequence ATGACAAAGAACGGAAACCCTGATGCCGGAACGATCGCTGGAACACGACGACTGAGGGGTCTCGCGGCCCTCGCTTCGGGACTGATGCTGACCACGGCCATCGGCTGCAGCGACTTCCTGGAGGTCGACAACCCGGCGAGTCTGCTGGACGAGGACCTGGAGCGCAAGGAGCTTCTGGGGACGCTGGCCAACACGCCGGAAGGGAACCTCGCCGGTACCTATTCGAGCCTGCTGACGCGACACGGGCTCCTGAGCGATGAACTGTTCCATCCCACCACGCAGCTCGAGAACATCGACGCCATGCGGGGCAACCGGCTGGCGTCCAACTCCGCCGTGGAAGGCCACTGGCGCGGGCTCGCCCAGGCGCGCTGGCTCGCGGACGAGGTGGCCGAACGCCTCTCGGCGGCCGGAGGCAACGACCTGGGCGTCGCGCGCGCGTACTTCTTCGGCGGGATGACCCGCATCACCATGGCGGATCACTACAACGTCATCGTGTACGGCGCGGAGGATCAGCTGCGCGGCCCGGTCGACGTGATCGCGGAGTCCGTCGAGCGCTTCCAGCAGGCCGCCCAGGTCGCGCAATCCGCCGGGGACGCGAATCTCGCCGCGGGCGCGATGGGACAGGTCGCGCGGGCCTATCGCTCGCTCTACTACGAGCGCACCCACCTCCAGGGCCAGATGGACCGCAGCCTGTTCGACCAGGCCGAATCGGCGGCCCGGCAAGCGCTTTCGACGGCCCCCGACTACAACGTCTCGCTGCGCTTCGGCGCCCCCGGCGGCTCCAACTCCGGGGCCTCCCTCGGAGGGCCGTACGGAGGCACCAACCGGATCGACGAGATCTATCTCTTCCTTTCGGACCCCGTGACCGGGGACTGGGACCCGCGCATCCCGCACGAGGAAACGACCCGCGAGGAGCCGCTCGGGACCAGCTCCTACAACCTGAAGTATACCGCGCGGGAAACGCCGCTCCCGCTCAGCCGTGCCGCCGAGGCGATGCTCATCATTGCCGAATCCCGCCTGCTGGCCGGAGACCTCGCGGGCGCGGTCGAGTGGATCAATCACACCCGCGCGGCGGCGAGGACCCGAACGATGGCCGGGGACTGGGGCGACGCGTCGCGCGGCTGGCCGCCCACAGCACATGCGCTTTCGGATCTGCGGGACTTCGCCAGCATGGACGCGGGCGAGATCATGGCCCAGCTCCAGCACGAGCGCAGAGCCGAGTTCTGGATGGAGATGCGGCGCTGGCAGGACATGCGCTACTACGAGATCTTCCCCTACCGCTGGTTCGACCAGAACAAGGCGATGGGGATTCATCTGCGCTGGCCGCCCTCTCCCGAGGACGTCAACGCCAACCCCAACCTGACCAACGAGATCGCGCAGCGCCTGTACGTGAACTGA
- a CDS encoding DUF1552 domain-containing protein, which produces MNFITGRHLSRRTFLKGAGASVGLPLLEAMVPAGKPWSDAAQSQFTRLVCVEESMGCAGGNDWGDEQNLFAPATAGRDFELRAESQLKPLEVYRDYLTIVSNTDVRMAEPYRAEEIGGDHDRSTAVFLTQAHPLQTQADVYLGKSLDQVHADRFGQDTALPSLEITTEQMDRGGGCAYNYHCAYTTTLAWASPTQPLPAIREPRRVFEQLFGAGDSPADRAVRLRNSQSLLDWVLVELNDLKRELGALDRQALDQYATHIRELERRIELVEAQNSSGEERQMPEAPSGIPDRWEDHMRLMFDLQVLALQADLTRVITFKTGFDLQNSTFPGSGTSKSFHAASHHGNVPSAVMEFNVINTYRLGQMAYFLEKMKNTMEGEASLLDKTAIIWGSPMGDPNLHNHRRCPLLLMGHANGALEGNLHLRAPKGTPMANVFVSLMQRLGHDDMRAFGDSTGEFPLSFPMGRPVSTRREP; this is translated from the coding sequence ATGAATTTCATCACGGGAAGACACCTTTCGCGCCGCACCTTTCTGAAGGGCGCCGGGGCCTCCGTGGGCCTCCCGCTCCTCGAGGCGATGGTGCCGGCTGGCAAGCCCTGGAGCGATGCGGCGCAGTCGCAGTTCACGCGCCTGGTGTGCGTCGAGGAGTCGATGGGGTGCGCGGGCGGGAACGACTGGGGGGACGAGCAGAACCTGTTCGCGCCAGCGACCGCGGGCCGCGACTTCGAGCTCAGGGCGGAGAGCCAGCTCAAGCCGCTGGAAGTCTACCGGGACTACCTCACCATCGTCAGCAACACCGACGTGCGCATGGCGGAGCCCTACCGGGCCGAGGAGATCGGCGGAGACCACGATCGCTCCACCGCCGTGTTCCTCACCCAGGCCCATCCGCTGCAGACCCAGGCCGACGTCTACCTGGGGAAGTCCCTCGACCAGGTCCACGCGGACCGCTTCGGACAGGACACCGCGCTGCCCTCGCTCGAGATCACCACGGAGCAGATGGACCGGGGGGGCGGGTGCGCCTACAACTACCACTGCGCCTACACGACCACCCTGGCGTGGGCGTCGCCCACCCAGCCGCTTCCCGCCATCCGCGAGCCCCGGCGGGTGTTCGAGCAGCTGTTCGGGGCCGGCGACTCCCCGGCCGACCGCGCCGTGCGCCTGCGCAACAGCCAGAGCCTGCTCGACTGGGTGCTGGTGGAGCTGAACGACCTGAAGCGGGAGCTGGGGGCGCTGGACCGGCAGGCGCTCGATCAGTACGCCACCCACATCCGCGAGCTGGAGCGGCGCATCGAGCTGGTGGAGGCGCAGAACTCGAGCGGTGAGGAGCGGCAAATGCCGGAGGCGCCGTCGGGCATTCCGGACCGCTGGGAAGACCACATGCGGCTGATGTTCGACCTGCAGGTGCTCGCCCTGCAGGCGGACCTGACGCGGGTCATCACCTTCAAGACCGGCTTCGACCTGCAGAACAGCACCTTCCCCGGCAGCGGCACCAGCAAGTCGTTCCATGCCGCGTCGCACCACGGCAACGTCCCCTCCGCCGTCATGGAGTTCAACGTCATCAACACGTATCGCCTGGGACAGATGGCGTATTTCCTGGAGAAGATGAAGAACACGATGGAGGGCGAGGCTTCGCTGCTCGACAAGACGGCGATCATCTGGGGTTCCCCGATGGGCGACCCGAACCTGCACAACCACCGGCGCTGCCCGCTCCTGCTCATGGGCCATGCGAACGGCGCGCTGGAGGGCAATCTGCATCTGAGGGCGCCCAAGGGGACGCCCATGGCCAACGTGTTCGTGAGCCTGATGCAGCGCCTGGGGCACGACGACATGCGCGCCTTCGGCGACAGCACGGGCGAGTTCCCGCTCAGCTTTCCGATGGGCCGGCCGGTGAGCACGCGGAGGGAGCCATGA